A part of Acidobacteriota bacterium genomic DNA contains:
- a CDS encoding cytochrome c produces the protein MYRTGSGAGRHRGALAPILTLASLAVACGGGEPPKAPASAAPASAPAAPAPDFEPDLEAGRRVFMSVCVTCHGPDGRGIPKTGADLVHSKFVREHTDEELVAYVKRGRRVTDPENIMGLEMPPKGGAPYLDDTAIRNVVAYVRSLQEDAEE, from the coding sequence ATGTACCGAACCGGAAGCGGCGCCGGACGGCACCGGGGCGCCCTCGCCCCCATCTTGACCCTGGCCTCGCTCGCCGTGGCCTGTGGCGGCGGGGAACCGCCCAAGGCACCCGCCTCGGCGGCGCCGGCCTCCGCGCCGGCCGCACCGGCGCCCGATTTCGAGCCAGACCTCGAGGCTGGCAGGCGGGTGTTCATGTCGGTGTGCGTCACCTGCCACGGTCCCGACGGCCGGGGAATCCCCAAGACCGGGGCCGACCTCGTCCACTCGAAGTTCGTCCGCGAGCACACCGACGAGGAGCTCGTCGCGTACGTCAAGAGAGGGCGGCGGGTGACCGATCCCGAGAACATCATGGGCCTCGAGATGCCCCCCAAGGGCGGCGCCCCCTACCTCGACGACACGGCCATCCGCAATGTGGTGGCGTACGTTCGCAGCCTCCAGGAAGACGCGGAGGAGTAG
- a CDS encoding signal recognition particle protein codes for MVFESLSERLRGVVGRVRGSGRITEKDLDEALREIRVALLEADVAYRVVREFLARVREKSLGQEVLRSLTPGQQVVRIVRDELVRLLGGSDARTPLRTSPHPPSVYMLAGLQGSGKTTTAAKLGRWLAGRGRHPLVAPVDLQRPAAVLQAIQVARQAGVAAFEHDGTGDPVSRAREAVTEARRQGFDVVLLDTAGRLHVDDDLMDELVAIRDAVEPVERLYVADAMTGQDAVRSAAAFHERIGLTGVVLTKLDGDARGGAALSVAAVTGVPVRFAGVGEKTDALEPFDPERMAGRILGMGDVLGLIERAEAAIDREEAKRIERSVRSRQFTLETFRDALRQMRRMGPLQQILGMLPGAALPPGVEVDEREVVRMEAIIDSMTREERANWRLIDGSRRRRIARGSGTRVQDVNRLLKQFMEMQKMMKRLDPKRGRRGLRGLLGR; via the coding sequence ATTGTGTTCGAAAGCCTGAGCGAACGCCTGCGCGGCGTGGTGGGCCGCGTGCGAGGCAGCGGCCGCATCACCGAGAAGGACCTCGACGAGGCCCTGCGGGAGATCCGTGTCGCCCTGCTCGAGGCGGACGTCGCCTACCGCGTCGTGCGCGAGTTCCTCGCCCGCGTGCGCGAGAAGTCCCTCGGGCAAGAGGTCCTCAGGAGCCTGACGCCCGGCCAGCAGGTGGTGCGGATCGTGCGGGACGAGCTGGTGCGGTTGCTCGGCGGGTCGGATGCCCGGACGCCCTTGCGGACGTCGCCCCACCCTCCGTCGGTCTACATGCTCGCGGGGCTCCAGGGATCCGGGAAAACCACGACTGCCGCCAAGCTCGGACGCTGGCTGGCGGGACGCGGCCGCCATCCCCTCGTCGCGCCGGTCGACCTGCAACGGCCCGCGGCGGTGCTGCAGGCGATCCAGGTCGCGCGCCAGGCGGGCGTCGCGGCCTTCGAGCACGACGGCACGGGAGATCCGGTGTCCCGCGCGCGGGAAGCGGTCACGGAGGCGCGCCGGCAAGGTTTCGACGTGGTGCTGCTCGACACCGCGGGACGGCTTCACGTCGACGACGACCTGATGGACGAGCTCGTGGCGATCCGGGACGCCGTCGAGCCCGTCGAGCGGCTCTATGTCGCCGATGCGATGACCGGACAGGACGCCGTGCGTTCGGCGGCGGCTTTCCACGAGCGGATCGGGCTGACGGGCGTGGTCCTGACGAAGCTCGACGGCGACGCCCGGGGTGGGGCGGCGCTGTCGGTGGCGGCGGTGACGGGCGTCCCGGTGCGTTTCGCGGGCGTCGGGGAGAAGACCGACGCGCTGGAGCCGTTCGACCCCGAGCGGATGGCGGGCCGGATTCTCGGTATGGGGGACGTGCTCGGCCTGATCGAGCGAGCCGAGGCGGCCATCGACCGGGAGGAGGCGAAGCGGATCGAGCGTTCGGTGAGGTCGCGCCAGTTCACGCTCGAGACCTTCCGCGACGCCCTGCGCCAGATGAGGCGCATGGGGCCGCTCCAGCAGATCCTCGGGATGCTTCCGGGCGCCGCCCTTCCCCCCGGCGTCGAGGTGGACGAGCGGGAGGTGGTCCGCATGGAAGCGATCATCGATTCGATGACGCGGGAAGAGCGGGCCAACTGGAGGCTGATCGACGGTTCCCGCCGGCGGCGGATCGCGCGGGGTTCCGGAACGCGGGTGCAGGACGTCAACAGACTGCTCAAGCAGTTCATGGAGATGCAAAAGATGATGAAACGGCTCGACCCGAAGCGCGGCCGGCGCGGGCTCCGCGGCCTGCTCGGGCGCTGA
- a CDS encoding bifunctional 3,4-dihydroxy-2-butanone-4-phosphate synthase/GTP cyclohydrolase II yields the protein MPFATIEEALAEIRAGRMIVVVDDEERENEGDLTIAAEKVTPEAINFMAKHGRGLICLAMTEERLDELQIPLMVPENTTKFQTAFCVSIEARHGTTTGISAADRAATVRAAIDPATRPEDLLRPGHMFPLRAVNGGVLRRAGQTEAAVDLARLAGLYPAGVICEVMNEDGTMARVPDLERFCARHGLKMITIADLIRYRMEHEQLVRRVASPELPTEHGRFVVHAFENDVDSQTHLALVMGEMRPDEPVLVRVHSECLTGDVFGSRRCDCGRQLQQAMAAIAREGKGVVLYLRQEGRGIGLVNKLKAYEIQEQGHDTVEANLALGFQPDQREYGIGAQILFQLGVRKIRLLTNNPRKFVALRGYGLEIVERVPLEVPPTEENRDYLRTKKDKLGHLLRGV from the coding sequence ATGCCCTTTGCCACCATCGAAGAAGCGCTGGCGGAGATCCGCGCCGGAAGGATGATCGTCGTCGTGGACGACGAGGAGCGGGAGAACGAGGGCGACCTCACGATCGCCGCCGAGAAGGTCACGCCCGAGGCGATCAACTTCATGGCCAAGCACGGACGCGGGCTCATCTGCCTGGCGATGACGGAGGAACGGCTGGACGAGCTGCAGATCCCCCTGATGGTCCCGGAGAACACGACGAAGTTCCAGACGGCGTTCTGCGTTTCGATCGAGGCGCGGCACGGAACGACGACCGGGATCAGCGCGGCCGACCGGGCGGCGACCGTGCGGGCAGCGATCGATCCGGCGACGCGGCCCGAGGACCTGCTGCGGCCCGGGCACATGTTCCCCTTGCGGGCGGTGAACGGGGGCGTCCTGAGACGGGCCGGGCAAACGGAGGCGGCGGTCGACCTCGCCCGCCTCGCGGGCCTGTATCCGGCCGGGGTCATCTGCGAGGTCATGAACGAGGACGGGACGATGGCCCGCGTTCCGGACCTCGAGCGCTTCTGCGCCCGGCACGGGCTGAAGATGATCACCATCGCCGACCTCATCCGGTACCGGATGGAGCACGAGCAGCTCGTCCGGCGGGTGGCATCACCCGAGCTGCCCACCGAGCACGGCCGGTTCGTCGTGCACGCTTTCGAGAACGACGTCGACTCGCAAACCCACCTGGCCCTGGTGATGGGAGAGATGCGGCCGGACGAGCCGGTGCTGGTGCGGGTGCACAGCGAGTGCCTGACCGGCGACGTGTTCGGATCCCGGCGCTGCGACTGCGGCCGGCAGCTCCAGCAGGCCATGGCAGCGATCGCCCGGGAGGGCAAGGGCGTGGTCCTCTACCTCCGCCAGGAGGGGCGGGGGATCGGCCTCGTCAACAAGCTGAAGGCCTACGAGATCCAGGAGCAGGGGCACGACACGGTGGAGGCCAACCTCGCCCTCGGGTTCCAGCCCGACCAGCGGGAGTACGGCATCGGGGCGCAGATCCTGTTCCAGCTCGGGGTGCGGAAGATCCGGCTCTTGACGAACAATCCGAGGAAGTTCGTCGCGCTGAGAGGCTACGGCCTCGAGATCGTCGAGAGGGTGCCGCTCGAGGTGCCGCCGACGGAAGAGAACCGGGACTACCTGAGAACCAAGAAGGACAAGCTGGGGCATCTCCTGCGGGGCGTGTGA
- the trmD gene encoding tRNA (guanosine(37)-N1)-methyltransferase TrmD, with translation MFPGPLAWGVVGKAMERGLLRVQARDLREFADPPHRQVDDAPFGGGAGMVLKPEPLFRAVRAIRSERPETPTRVVLLDPGGRRFDSRLARELSRIPRVVLICGRYEGVDERVREHLVDDEISIGDYVLSGGELAAMVVVEATARFVPGVVGRAESVAADSFENRRLDHPHYTRPASFEGMEVPRVLLSGDHARIEAWRRERAEARTRERRPDLIDAGSPEAGAGDEARNER, from the coding sequence ATGTTTCCGGGACCTCTGGCCTGGGGGGTGGTCGGCAAGGCGATGGAGCGGGGGCTCTTGCGGGTGCAGGCGCGCGATCTCCGGGAATTCGCCGACCCACCCCACCGGCAGGTCGACGATGCGCCCTTCGGCGGGGGAGCCGGTATGGTCCTCAAGCCGGAGCCGCTTTTCCGTGCGGTTCGGGCGATCCGGAGCGAGCGGCCGGAAACGCCCACAAGGGTGGTCCTCCTCGACCCGGGAGGGCGCCGTTTCGACAGCCGGCTCGCGCGCGAGCTGAGCCGGATCCCCAGGGTGGTCCTGATCTGCGGGCGCTACGAAGGGGTCGACGAGCGCGTGCGGGAGCACCTGGTGGACGATGAGATCTCGATCGGAGACTATGTTCTGTCCGGAGGCGAGCTCGCCGCGATGGTCGTCGTGGAGGCGACGGCCCGATTCGTGCCGGGAGTCGTCGGCCGGGCGGAGTCGGTGGCGGCGGACTCGTTCGAGAACCGCCGGCTGGATCACCCGCACTACACGCGGCCGGCGAGCTTCGAAGGGATGGAGGTGCCGCGTGTCCTGCTCTCCGGCGATCATGCGCGGATCGAGGCGTGGCGCCGGGAACGGGCGGAGGCGCGGACGCGGGAGCGCCGGCCCGACTTGATCGACGCCGGGTCCCCGGAAGCGGGGGCGGGCGACGAAGCGAGGAACGAGAGATGA
- the nosZ gene encoding Sec-dependent nitrous-oxide reductase, producing the protein MRPWWRAFGFLAVLGAAILVLVPACQQRGQGAAAGSAADRIAAERSLSPDDVVAALKTYMPTGRQDEYIMFASGGHSGQVLMIGLPSMRLLRVIAVFTPEPWQGWGYGTGGDILAQGAVDGKAILWGDTHHPALSETGGDYDGQWLFINDKANARVAVIDLRDFETKQIVKNPVALNDHGGTMVTPNTEYVIEGGQYAQPLGWSYAPIDEYNAKYRGMVTFWKFDREKGRIDKDRSFALELPPYWQDLFDAGKKVSEGWVFGNSFNTELATGGVESGNAPFEAGASQRDEDYLHIINLRKAVEVFEAGKYEKVRGFPVIPIETSVKEGILYFAPEPKSPHGVDVAPGGEYIVVSGKLDPHVTVYSFEKIQRAIAAKKWTEDKYGIPVLDIDAVREAQIEVGLGPLHTQFDDKGYAYTSLFLDSAVARWTLGGPYGAKNPEDDWQLVAKIPVHYNVGHIAAAEGDTVSPDGKYLVSLNKWSVDRFFPTGPLLPQNLQLIDIDNTGDAMQLLYDMPIGLGEPHYAQIVKADKLKPWEVYPEIGWDTAHQRKDPQAPTSGKERIERRGRTVEIFMTAVRSHFNPEHVEVHEGDHVIWHITNVERAKDATHGFVLPGYNINLSIEPGETDTIEFDADRSGTFTFYCSEFCSALHLEMTGYFLVKP; encoded by the coding sequence ATGCGGCCATGGTGGAGAGCCTTCGGCTTCCTGGCGGTGCTCGGCGCCGCGATCCTGGTCCTCGTGCCGGCATGCCAGCAGCGCGGGCAGGGCGCGGCCGCCGGCTCGGCGGCGGACCGGATCGCGGCGGAGAGGTCGCTGAGCCCCGATGACGTCGTCGCGGCCCTCAAGACCTACATGCCCACCGGGCGGCAGGACGAGTACATCATGTTCGCCTCGGGCGGTCACAGCGGGCAGGTCCTCATGATCGGGCTCCCCTCGATGCGCCTCCTGCGCGTGATCGCCGTGTTCACGCCGGAACCGTGGCAGGGTTGGGGTTACGGCACGGGAGGCGACATCCTCGCTCAGGGGGCGGTGGATGGAAAGGCGATCCTGTGGGGCGACACCCATCACCCCGCCCTCAGCGAGACCGGCGGCGACTACGACGGCCAGTGGCTGTTCATCAACGACAAGGCGAACGCCCGTGTCGCGGTCATCGATCTGCGCGACTTCGAGACCAAACAGATCGTCAAGAACCCCGTCGCGCTCAACGATCACGGCGGAACGATGGTCACCCCGAACACCGAGTACGTGATCGAGGGCGGGCAGTATGCTCAGCCGCTCGGCTGGTCGTATGCGCCGATCGACGAGTACAACGCCAAGTACCGCGGCATGGTCACGTTCTGGAAATTCGATCGCGAGAAGGGACGGATCGACAAGGACCGTTCGTTCGCCCTCGAACTTCCGCCGTACTGGCAGGACCTGTTCGACGCCGGGAAGAAGGTCAGCGAAGGATGGGTGTTCGGTAATTCCTTCAACACCGAGCTGGCCACCGGAGGCGTGGAATCTGGCAACGCCCCGTTCGAGGCCGGGGCGAGCCAGCGCGACGAGGACTACCTGCACATCATCAACCTGCGGAAGGCCGTCGAGGTGTTCGAGGCGGGCAAGTACGAGAAGGTCCGCGGGTTCCCGGTCATCCCGATCGAGACCAGCGTGAAGGAGGGAATCCTCTACTTCGCTCCGGAGCCGAAGAGCCCTCACGGCGTCGACGTGGCGCCCGGAGGAGAGTACATCGTCGTCTCCGGCAAGCTCGATCCACACGTCACCGTCTACTCCTTCGAGAAGATCCAGCGGGCGATCGCCGCGAAGAAGTGGACCGAGGACAAGTACGGAATCCCCGTGCTGGACATCGACGCGGTGCGCGAGGCGCAGATCGAGGTCGGCCTCGGACCGCTGCACACCCAGTTCGACGACAAGGGCTACGCCTACACCTCACTGTTCCTGGACTCCGCCGTGGCGAGGTGGACCCTCGGCGGCCCGTACGGCGCGAAGAACCCCGAGGACGACTGGCAGTTGGTGGCGAAGATCCCCGTCCACTACAACGTCGGTCACATCGCGGCGGCGGAGGGCGACACGGTGTCGCCGGACGGCAAGTATCTCGTTTCGCTCAACAAATGGTCGGTGGATCGCTTCTTCCCGACGGGCCCGCTGCTGCCGCAGAACCTGCAGTTGATCGACATCGACAACACCGGCGACGCCATGCAGCTTCTCTACGACATGCCGATCGGTCTCGGCGAGCCGCACTACGCCCAGATCGTGAAGGCGGACAAGCTGAAGCCCTGGGAGGTCTACCCGGAGATCGGGTGGGACACCGCCCATCAGCGAAAGGATCCCCAGGCGCCGACGTCCGGCAAGGAGCGGATCGAGCGCCGCGGGCGCACGGTGGAGATCTTCATGACCGCCGTCCGCAGCCACTTCAATCCGGAGCATGTCGAGGTCCACGAGGGCGACCACGTGATCTGGCACATCACCAACGTCGAGCGCGCCAAGGACGCCACCCATGGCTTCGTGCTGCCGGGTTACAACATCAATCTGAGCATCGAGCCGGGCGAAACCGACACGATCGAATTCGACGCCGACCGGTCGGGGACGTTCACGTTCTACTGCTCGGAGTTCTGCTCGGCGCTGCACCTCGAGATGACCGGCTACTTCCTGGTGAAGCCGTAG
- a CDS encoding KH domain-containing protein, producing MDRPGRPCLRHGSQPVQARGRRDRRGERTVTLDERLQKLLAEVARALVDNPDAVKVHVRDGRRATRFDIEVDAKDRGQLIGREGMTIRSLRTLASVCATRHRRRFEVEVPG from the coding sequence CTGGATCGACCGGGGCGCCCATGCCTCCGACACGGTTCGCAGCCTGTACAAGCGCGTGGCCGGCGAGACCGGCGAGGAGAGCGCACCGTGACGCTCGACGAACGCCTCCAGAAGCTCCTGGCGGAGGTCGCGCGGGCGCTGGTCGACAATCCCGATGCGGTGAAAGTGCACGTGCGGGACGGCCGCCGGGCCACGAGGTTCGACATCGAGGTCGACGCGAAGGACCGCGGCCAGCTGATCGGCCGGGAGGGGATGACGATCAGGAGCCTTCGGACCCTGGCCTCGGTCTGCGCCACCCGTCACCGGCGTCGGTTCGAGGTCGAGGTGCCGGGCTGA
- a CDS encoding 30S ribosomal protein S16: MLKIRLRREGSRNHPFFRVVVSDSRRTPTGPTVETIGYYDPKVDPPAVKLDLERYRHWIDRGAHASDTVRSLYKRVAGETGEESAP; the protein is encoded by the coding sequence GTGCTCAAAATCAGACTCCGGCGTGAGGGTTCCCGGAACCACCCCTTCTTCCGGGTGGTCGTCTCGGACTCGCGCCGCACACCCACGGGACCGACGGTCGAGACGATCGGCTACTACGATCCCAAGGTCGATCCGCCGGCCGTGAAGTTGGATCTGGAGAGGTACCGCCACTGGATCGACCGGGGCGCCCATGCCTCCGACACGGTTCGCAGCCTGTACAAGCGCGTGGCCGGCGAGACCGGCGAGGAGAGCGCACCGTGA
- a CDS encoding 50S ribosomal protein L19, which translates to MSDELIRIVEAPYRKADVPEFGPGDTVKVHVRVREGDKERIQIFQGVVLGRKHGTASPRATFRVRKVSGGVGVERVFPLHSPMVARIEVVRRGRVRRAKLYYLRGRSGKAARIRERRQA; encoded by the coding sequence ATGAGCGACGAGCTGATCCGGATCGTGGAAGCGCCGTACCGCAAGGCCGATGTCCCGGAGTTCGGCCCCGGCGACACGGTGAAGGTGCACGTGCGCGTCCGCGAAGGTGACAAGGAGCGGATCCAGATCTTCCAAGGGGTCGTGCTGGGGCGGAAGCATGGCACGGCCTCTCCCCGGGCGACCTTCCGGGTCCGGAAGGTCAGCGGGGGCGTGGGGGTGGAGCGGGTCTTTCCGCTGCACTCGCCGATGGTGGCGCGGATCGAGGTGGTCCGGCGCGGCCGGGTGAGGCGCGCGAAGCTGTACTACCTGCGCGGCCGTTCCGGTAAGGCCGCCCGCATCCGGGAGCGCCGCCAGGCCTGA
- the rimM gene encoding 16S rRNA processing protein RimM — MDAREGQVLLGAIRRPWGRRGELLLQLETDWPYLRFRPGRTVRILLAGGREVKHEVEGFRMIGDRPLLKLEGVDGIGEAERLRGGTIVALPDELEPVPGGEPRLADLPGLEVLSRSGQRLGTVRGVLEAPAAHLAELALEDGSQVLVPLVPPILTAIDLARGCLVIDPPPGLLDPGEALVAGEGP; from the coding sequence ATGGATGCCCGCGAGGGCCAGGTGCTGCTCGGCGCGATCCGCAGGCCCTGGGGCCGCCGCGGGGAGCTCCTCCTCCAGCTCGAGACGGACTGGCCGTACCTCCGGTTCCGCCCGGGCCGGACGGTCCGCATCCTCCTCGCGGGAGGGCGCGAGGTGAAGCACGAGGTGGAAGGGTTCCGGATGATCGGAGATCGCCCGCTTCTCAAGCTCGAGGGTGTCGACGGGATCGGCGAGGCCGAGAGGCTGCGCGGCGGAACGATCGTGGCCCTTCCCGACGAGCTGGAGCCCGTTCCCGGCGGCGAACCGCGCCTGGCGGACCTTCCGGGTCTCGAGGTGCTCTCCCGCAGCGGGCAGCGGCTGGGGACGGTGCGGGGGGTGCTGGAGGCCCCGGCCGCCCATCTCGCCGAGCTCGCCCTCGAGGACGGATCGCAGGTGCTGGTGCCGCTCGTGCCGCCGATCTTGACGGCCATCGATCTGGCGCGGGGGTGCCTCGTGATCGATCCGCCACCGGGACTTCTCGATCCCGGTGAAGCTCTCGTGGCCGGGGAGGGACCGTGA
- a CDS encoding Crp/Fnr family transcriptional regulator: MLTDADRRAVARHPLFVRLEPRDRERLLEASSARIYRRGELLFAAGDSAHAFFVALSGWVVLYRLSAQGERVVLRVVRRPESFAEAAALGLASYPAWGEAASEARVLAVPGTAYRRLLLASPETGLQVIAELSRKLAHLVRELEQRQARTTTERVARFLAEAAADGEGPALVLPVEKSLLAARLGMTPESFSRALARLKREGAIRERSGRIELLDRDRLRVAGGCR; this comes from the coding sequence ATGTTGACGGACGCCGACCGCCGCGCCGTCGCCCGGCACCCGTTGTTCGTGCGGCTGGAGCCGCGCGACCGGGAGCGGCTCCTGGAAGCATCCTCCGCGCGGATCTACCGCCGCGGCGAGCTTCTCTTCGCCGCCGGGGACTCGGCGCACGCGTTCTTCGTCGCCCTTTCGGGCTGGGTCGTCCTGTATCGCCTGAGCGCCCAGGGTGAGCGGGTCGTCCTCCGCGTCGTGCGCCGTCCCGAGAGCTTCGCGGAGGCCGCGGCGCTGGGCCTGGCGTCCTATCCCGCGTGGGGAGAGGCGGCGAGCGAGGCCCGCGTCCTGGCGGTTCCGGGAACGGCCTATCGGCGCCTGCTGTTGGCGAGCCCGGAAACCGGGCTCCAGGTCATCGCCGAGCTTTCGCGGAAGCTGGCGCACCTCGTCCGGGAACTCGAACAGCGCCAGGCGCGGACGACGACCGAGCGGGTGGCGAGATTCCTCGCCGAAGCGGCGGCCGACGGGGAGGGACCGGCTTTGGTGCTGCCGGTCGAGAAGTCGCTCCTCGCCGCACGTCTGGGGATGACTCCCGAGAGCTTCTCCCGCGCCCTCGCGCGGTTGAAGCGCGAAGGGGCGATCCGGGAGCGAAGCGGGAGGATCGAGCTGCTCGACCGCGACCGCCTCCGGGTCGCCGGCGGCTGCCGCTGA
- a CDS encoding tetratricopeptide repeat protein has product MSAERQRILAEAAAAARRGDFAAAAESYRKLLTSYPRDLLVRQRFGDALARAGRAEEARAVFEALAESYREAGHPQRALAALRRAVNLSPDDPELRERLAARLLERGLKREARAALEEAVAAAHRAGDSQAALRSRREVVRLFPEDREALAALAEEAEAAGEPLAAWGARWRLAAAHAAAGELDAALEALKTALRSIPAAATCDGEVADAVGALVSAGCESLPAEAGEEGEGGSAAAGWRLLRAEFALALGRRKAAEEILEGDLSAEEPALHLWSARLFAALGREVDAAAALSKGAELARAGGTSETYRTAAAAIIQRFPGIEAALPPGSSLRAVPAGAPDRGPSARLPEEIEARLVEAATMLEHGLVEPAAEVLGSLPGDWGRKGAHPRIDALRRRVAAAAGVAVEPATPRGAEPPRGQPGTVGPARPSPPAPDDDDVVVLIEDEGESADEPVPEAATRTQPIPVPEIEPAETGSVDRLAIYLGEELPSGPEHAETRYQMAIGLLEMGLEGQAAELLAGCLDGGPRHWDAALELVRGQLRKGRSGRALETARRALETGPADANPARVEILVTATRLALEAGKKAEAERHLAELTRTAPEHPGLEILRSLCEAS; this is encoded by the coding sequence GTGAGCGCCGAGCGACAGCGGATCCTCGCCGAGGCGGCGGCGGCCGCGCGGCGGGGCGACTTCGCCGCCGCCGCCGAAAGCTACCGGAAGCTGCTGACGAGCTACCCGCGCGACCTGCTGGTGCGGCAGCGGTTCGGCGACGCGCTGGCGCGGGCCGGGCGCGCCGAGGAGGCGCGCGCGGTCTTCGAAGCCCTCGCCGAGAGCTATCGGGAAGCGGGACACCCGCAACGGGCTCTGGCCGCGCTCCGGCGGGCGGTCAACCTCTCGCCCGACGATCCGGAGCTGCGGGAGCGGCTCGCGGCACGCCTGCTCGAGCGGGGGTTGAAGCGCGAGGCGCGGGCGGCGCTCGAGGAGGCGGTCGCGGCCGCGCACCGCGCGGGCGATTCCCAGGCGGCTTTGCGGAGCCGGCGGGAGGTGGTGCGGCTCTTTCCGGAGGATCGCGAGGCGCTGGCGGCGCTGGCGGAGGAGGCCGAGGCGGCCGGCGAACCGCTGGCCGCGTGGGGGGCGCGGTGGCGGCTGGCGGCCGCGCACGCGGCCGCGGGCGAGCTCGATGCGGCCTTGGAGGCGCTCAAGACCGCGCTGCGGTCGATACCCGCGGCGGCCACCTGCGACGGCGAGGTCGCCGACGCGGTGGGGGCCCTCGTTTCGGCCGGCTGCGAGTCGTTGCCCGCGGAGGCCGGGGAAGAGGGCGAGGGGGGGAGCGCGGCGGCGGGGTGGCGGCTTCTCCGGGCGGAATTCGCCCTGGCGCTCGGCCGGCGGAAGGCCGCGGAGGAGATCCTCGAAGGCGACCTCTCGGCCGAAGAGCCGGCCCTGCACCTCTGGTCGGCGCGTCTTTTCGCGGCGCTCGGTCGGGAGGTCGACGCGGCGGCCGCTCTGTCGAAGGGGGCGGAGCTGGCGCGGGCCGGAGGGACGAGCGAGACCTACCGGACGGCGGCGGCCGCCATCATCCAGCGCTTCCCCGGGATCGAGGCCGCGCTGCCCCCGGGCAGCTCGCTCCGCGCGGTGCCGGCGGGGGCCCCGGACCGCGGGCCGTCCGCGCGGCTCCCCGAGGAGATCGAGGCACGGCTCGTCGAGGCGGCCACGATGCTCGAGCACGGCCTGGTGGAGCCGGCGGCCGAGGTGCTCGGAAGTCTGCCGGGGGATTGGGGGCGCAAGGGAGCTCATCCCCGGATCGACGCCCTCCGCCGGCGTGTGGCGGCCGCCGCCGGAGTGGCGGTCGAGCCGGCCACGCCGCGCGGCGCGGAGCCGCCGAGGGGGCAGCCGGGGACGGTCGGCCCGGCCCGCCCATCGCCGCCGGCGCCGGACGACGACGATGTGGTCGTCCTGATCGAGGACGAGGGTGAGTCGGCGGACGAACCTGTCCCGGAGGCCGCGACCCGCACGCAGCCGATCCCCGTGCCGGAGATCGAGCCGGCCGAGACCGGCTCGGTGGACCGGCTGGCGATCTACCTGGGAGAGGAGCTTCCGTCCGGTCCGGAGCACGCGGAGACCCGCTATCAGATGGCGATCGGGCTTCTCGAGATGGGGCTCGAAGGGCAGGCCGCGGAATTGCTGGCCGGGTGCCTGGATGGGGGACCGCGTCATTGGGACGCCGCGCTCGAGCTGGTCCGGGGACAGCTCCGGAAAGGGCGGTCGGGGCGCGCGCTCGAGACGGCGCGCCGGGCGCTCGAGACGGGTCCGGCCGATGCGAACCCCGCCCGGGTCGAGATCCTCGTGACCGCCACGCGCCTGGCGCTGGAGGCGGGGAAGAAGGCGGAAGCGGAGCGTCACCTCGCCGAGCTGACCCGGACCGCCCCCGAGCACCCGGGTCTGGAGATTCTCCGCAGCCTCTGCGAAGCGTCATGA
- a CDS encoding cytochrome C: protein MPTLVDRVLGPRIPHEELHRDPLRFRLPTILLLTASLLLVASVFLPYWQMTLLAPQYPGGLRVNAYLNRLEGDVHEIDELNHYIGMRPLQDAAMLERSISVYGVVMLSLLVAGAVFVHSRWAGVLSLPALIFPAVFLGDLYYWLRTFGHELDPRAPLSRAIKPFTPPVLGVGRVGQFKTVAIPGAGLWLAFAASLLIAAGLYYHRRAYKPLVERALAAGRT, encoded by the coding sequence ATGCCCACGCTCGTCGACCGCGTTCTCGGGCCCCGAATTCCGCACGAGGAGCTGCACCGCGATCCGCTCCGGTTCCGGCTGCCGACGATTCTCCTGTTGACGGCGTCGCTCCTGCTGGTCGCTTCGGTGTTTCTGCCTTACTGGCAGATGACGCTGCTGGCCCCGCAGTACCCGGGCGGCCTGAGGGTCAACGCCTACCTCAACCGGCTGGAGGGCGATGTCCACGAGATCGACGAGCTCAACCATTACATCGGCATGCGTCCGCTTCAGGACGCCGCCATGCTCGAGCGCTCGATCTCCGTCTACGGAGTCGTGATGCTCTCGCTGCTCGTCGCGGGTGCTGTCTTCGTGCACAGCCGGTGGGCCGGCGTCCTGTCGCTCCCCGCCCTCATTTTCCCGGCGGTGTTCCTCGGAGACCTGTACTACTGGCTGCGCACCTTCGGCCACGAACTCGACCCGCGGGCGCCGCTGTCGCGGGCGATCAAGCCGTTCACGCCACCCGTGCTCGGGGTCGGTCGCGTCGGGCAGTTCAAGACGGTCGCCATTCCGGGAGCCGGCCTCTGGCTCGCCTTCGCCGCATCGCTGTTGATCGCCGCCGGCCTGTACTATCACCGGCGGGCCTACAAGCCGCTGGTGGAGCGGGCGCTCGCGGCGGGCCGGACGTGA